In Ornithodoros turicata isolate Travis chromosome 1, ASM3712646v1, whole genome shotgun sequence, the DNA window GACTTGGAACAGAAGTTTGGCGCGGACGAGAAACGGTCCAAGAAGCCCAAGAGGATTAAACAGCCTCGCAAAGGTCTGAAGTTTGGTGGACTTGGAACAGAAGTTTGGCGCGGACGAGAAACGGTCCAAGAAGCCCAAGAGGATCAAACAGCCTCGCAAAGGTCTGAAGTACAACTCGCTTGGTAGCTGGCTGCGTAGCAACGTAAGATGACACGTTTTGAGTGGTCATTACGATAGTGTCAGCAGATCGGTTCCACGGAAGACCAAGCACCTTGCATCTAACCAACGGTTGACCGATGTCGTCGAGGGAGACACCGTCTGCACGAAATTGCTCGTTCAACGTTTCGGAACTGGAGAACCACTTTCTCAGCTCCATGCTGGCGTCCGCCACAATAGCACGGGCTGTTTGGTAAATGTGGAGTGCTTTAGGTTCGGTTGAAGCGCCGATAACTAGATCATccacgtaaaaggctctttgtAGACGTGATGCGATTTCTGGATGAATAGCCTTCCAAGATTCAAGGTGATGCATCAAAGTTGCAGACAGTAGAAATGGGCTCGACGAAGCTCCAAATGGCACCCTCGTCATACGCCACTCGACGATGGTTGGGCAAGGCTCGTCACTACTGGGAAGTCGTTCGATCCACAAGAAACGAAGAAGGTCTCTGTCTTCTCGTCGGACGTGAATTTGCAGGAATGCCTTGCGAATGTCGGCGGTCATGACGATGTGATTGCACCTGAACTGCAGAAGAAGTTGCAGCAATTCTGCACCGAGCGTTGTGCCCTTGTCCAGTATATCGTTAAGCGAATGACTTCCCGGTTCATGCGAAGAGGCATCGAACACGACACGAACCTTGGTTGTCACCGCTTCCCGCCGTATGACTGCGTGGTGAGGAAGGTAATACACATGACGGGCACCTTGGTCCGACGGCTCCACTCGCTCCGCATGACCCTCGTTGAAGTACTCGCTGATTGTGCGGTCATATTCTCGCAGCACGTCCGGATGAGCTTCGAAACGTTTAAGTTGACGCTGTAGCCTTGCTTCAGCAACAGGTCGGTTCGTAGTGGACAAAAGGTAGGGCGCCTTGACCATCAAGGGAACGACGTATCGTCCCTCTTCCTTGTATACTGCGCTCTGAAACTGGTCAAATGCCGTGCGCTCCTCGGTAGCTTGGGAATGAGCTGAATCGGTTATGCCAATTGCATCAAGTCTCCACATCTCCGAAGGGTCTATCACTTTTTCGTCACCGGAAGCGATGTTGAAGTAGCCTAAAAAGAGTGCGACAGTGTTGCCGCACATGGGTGCTGGAAGGGACCCAGCTTCCCTTCCAGCACCAAAGCAAGAAAGCAGATGGGACCCATCGTtcccatcctcatcgtcatgATAATAAAGGCTCGTTTTTCGAACCGCAACAGTAGCGGTTCGTAAAACGAGAAGGGACCTGCGGTTACTGTTGCGTCGATTTCTTGCAGGATACGAAGTAATTATACGGTGAGAAACATCGATGATCTTTTTATCGTGGTCGCGATCTGTATGAACGGACGCTGTACGGTTTGAAACTGTAAATCGCCCTATTATCTCGAGAACTACGACTCAAGTTCTTTTTTGCCTCAATAGTCTGGGGCGAAAAACAATGCGTGGGTGACGCACCAGACACCTTAATCAAAGTGATCCAACCAATTTGACTAAACATAAAATAGTGTAAATAAGCTGTCTAACAGCAGTGCTTTGTGAGGAGATGCCCTCTCCAGCTTCATTTCCAGTGAAGAGCACCGGAAACACGAACCGAGTCATGTTCCCTGTTCAATAGTATTCCTTGAAGAGCTATGAAGTATTTCCTTTGTTATGCAACCCTTTAAATTCATGAAAGCCTTTGCATTTTTCTCTGGCGTCTTTCATTGGCAGTGTTGTACAATACACGTAGCGCGTACGCGGTTAGCGCGCTGACGTCCGTTCGACTGCCTGCGTTTGTGTTGTCATCACAGAGCTCAGGGACGAATCCACGGCTTTTTATCATGtgtatattgtattgtattgcatATTTCCGTCAGTGTACTGATATTCTTCTTTAATAATAGTCAAATCATAATAAAAAGATATCTGCTTGAGATAATAATCAGACATACAACTTCTAATATACATAAATGAGCTTGTCCCGAACGATCATACATCCACAATCCAAACCGCTGGACCAAGTAGGGACAATTTGGCACACATGCTCCTCAGATCGTGTAGGTGCACACTAAAAAGCGATTTTAAAAAATTCGAGCTCCACACCGGCCCGATACGGCAGCTAAAATCCTGGAAGACACGAGAGAAGCCCAGCAGCCTTGCTAGTCTGACATaaaacgatgatgatgatgattcgggtttttatggcgcatgagcaactaaggctataatgcgccaatactgtgaCATAAAACGAAGTAGTATATACTGTGCGCAAGAACGCAGTTGTTATTTTGCTCTAGGTCGCTTAAAAAGCAGCACTGATAAAAGGAAGAGATAGCCACTGTCTGGGTAAAATAGCATGTCGAATATCGCACACTTGAGATTCCATAATTATGAAAGGCATATTCATTCTGTTTTCGTATACACATACTAATGCAGCGTGATGCAAATTCCATGACCAACAGTGCACGTGTGTCAGATGAATATTTCCAAACTTAGCTCACTAACTTTCTCTTTAGTAGATTTTCGGAAGCACGAGAACAGAATTGTAGCCACGTATTAGAAAGGTCGCATTGTTCAATAAGCGTCCTGAAGGTTGCACGACCACCTGATATCGCTTTTAAAAAGCTGCTTGCAAATGAGCTTGCTGCAACGTGGGGCGAACTAAATATCCCCGTTTTTTAGTAATATTTTTAAATATTGTTTTTGATTGCTGAGACGTGACCTAAGTGGACGGGTAACACGCGCTGTGTCCTCATTATGCACTGTCACAGCAAATGCGCGCGTCAATGCCTGCGCCTGTGATGGGCTTCTTGTATTATATCCACCTATGCCGTCAACACAACTTGCGACAAAAGTTTCTATAACGCTGGAACCTTGTATTTATATTCTTTCAGCCTCCCCTGCAGGCCCTAGTGGAACATTTCTTGAACACAATCCGTGAGTTGATTTATTCCGACGATTCTGCTCGACACGTGTTCCCCTAATCAGCAGGGGAGGCTGAGAGAAGTTCAATACAAAATCCCAGCGTTCCAGAATATATTTTCCTAAGCTGTACTGCGGTTGGCGTTCAACCGAAACGGCGAAACAAGATCATTTCTTCAGCTTGTTTAGCAGGCGTCTGGTAAAAAAtcagggaaacaaaaaataataaactGATAACCGCGCTGCGGAAGGATAGCGCAACAATGATCAGTGGTTTAACGCGGCCTCCGGCTTTCTCTTCCGCCCTACCCAACAGTTCCTCCTTTCAGCTGTTGTGACCAGTAGCATTGCTTATCTTACAAGGCATTTCTGACGTAAGGTGAAACCAGCGTTTAGAGGGAATATCACAGAATTCTCTTCATATACCAATGAGTAGTAATCACTGGACACAGACttcgtctaaacacgatttaattagcaatgagagctaattgggaccccccacattaatcagcaccctccaaggagtcattacactaattagGGAGCATCTATCTCGTGTCCAGCCCaagctgtgagttggcggcaacctgtgtccataaaaaaagaagaaaaagagatagaaatagagtggagagaaacaatttattcaaaaatcaacgacgccctggcgaagaaaccgctccaaAACGGCGGAGTGACCAGCGCctgccatgttggtagttggcgacgggcagttgcagagatcgacgacggGTGGCCagttagttgcaaggcatcacaccagatggcgccaccatcatagctctatgagagaaagacagagaacatgATACTAttggcaggtaaaaatggtaACACTGcgaaacaagtctaggcatgctaCACAAAGACACTAGAGAAAGCCATGATAGCGAAAGCATGGtactgctaaacagcatggagaaaacagtacacatcagggaaaaggcttagggggcGATCGGTTAGGCGTAACCACAGCGTCGCAACACTAttcagctaacacaaggcgggaaccactgggcactcATCGCTAAACATGCATCACCACGAAccaaaggcttgctcaccgctaaacaagtctaaacatgcaagaaaaggcttaacacgagcgcggtcaaacatcggcaaatcactcgttggtcaccgctaaacaagtctaaccacgggggcacggcaaacatgcgagaaaagtaGCGCGGTAAAACGCGACAAATCACTCACATTTTCCATCGCGGCGACGGTGCGACTGCttcatccgagagccaggcagaaactgagcgggcgcggggactgcggagtaaccgagcgcacgtctgctctccgcgacagccagcgagcaactgactgggacgccgcgccgcggcagctccgcatacgcgcgcgcgcgctcctagcgccctctgcgccgcccgcccgcCCGCCCGCGGGTGGTTTCAGTTTCCACTTTCTGCTTcttccgctgcgcgcgcgcgctcttagcaGTAATGGGTGGCTTTTTGTTTCGGTTTTGCTCTCAGTTCTTTTGcacgtttatctgtataaaggcagcgctcACTGCGCTCGCttcatcaatacgtgaagatgttcagctaccactcgttacaaaattgttcccgcacccacgctccTTGGGAAGAactggagaaggaatgtttcaacagcgaaagaccccgcaacgagctcgtcatcactgcttttcgctacgtgagagacatggtaggctttggcaatagaGGATCTCTAGGAGGTCTCGGATATAGAAGAAGAGATCTCGcaggggccgctgcaggagatggtgcgtcggatctacgcccattacaagaacgtctgcataacggttcatGAACCCCTCGGGGactaatgagcgaatttgtgagcttggccgacgcagaattcaacttcatCGCTGCAGAcgtcgtggaccttctcgctcgtgccattgcTCGTATTAAGTATGCCATTctgaagcagcgacatttgtaagcagtctacatcgcgaaCTTTgtcattggggggggggatgtttatgtttgttatatataaaaaaataagagggaaagattatccaccggtatggcggcttgctattccccttgcactttgtcattgatttattgatatGCCGTTTGGTTatcgacatgcaacgcattaaacagtccgaataactttgacgagactctgacGAGACTCTTGACGAGAGTGTTTTCTTCTACTggaacatctttattgaatacacacAAAGGAGTttgtcgatagatgcctgcaccctccctgacttgcctcaacACAAAGGGTATGggtaatcttcatcgcagcatcgtcattgcgcgggtcactgcaccagcacgatgatggaatggtcattctttttgtACACCCATTGCGCTACCACAATGCCACGTTGACctgtgcttctcctgtctgagagagaaagagagagagagagcatgtCTCAACCAGAACTTTTATTCTTGACTATATGCGCGTGCCGCTCTTTCTTCCACAGTCACTCGATGCCTGGCGACGACGGTCTCgagctctcttccgggttttccgttgcagcacaaagagggagtactatcgtaatgcgatacgtGTCAAAACACAAGCatagcttaccatattcgcagcttccataaggaaaggagtgtacggcatccacgagatagc includes these proteins:
- the LOC135390631 gene encoding uncharacterized protein LOC135390631, with product MCGNTVALFLGYFNIASGDEKVIDPSEMWRLDAIGITDSAHSQATEERTAFDQFQSAVYKEEGRYVVPLMVKAPYLLSTTNRPVAEARLQRQLKRFEAHPDVLREYDRTISEYFNEGHAERVEPSDQGARHVYYLPHHAVIRREAVTTKVRVVFDASSHEPGSHSLNDILDKGTTLGAELLQLLLQFRCNHIVMTADIRKAFLQIHVRREDRDLLRFLWIERLPSSDEPCPTIVEWRMTRVPFGASSSPFLLSATLMHHLESWKAIHPEIASRLQRAFYVDDLVIGASTEPKALHIYQTARAIVADASMELRKWFSSSETLNEQFRADGVSLDDIGQPLVRCKVLGLPWNRSADTIVMTTQNVSSYVATQPATKRVVLQTFARLFDPLGLLGPFLVRAKLLFQVHQTSDLCEAV